From a region of the Flavobacterium sediminilitoris genome:
- a CDS encoding DUF3883 domain-containing protein, with product MLEELRRYRNFGTPNYFFELLSTLKGNQEAKYTITDIEKLFYNRVIDGRSIFDGCIEIAIKTEILVFENDFLSLSNGVIDSLNSISQMKDKFVEYLFKALKDDDEFHKIFCSDYLSHDIIYKSLQINNRAFSLKYSNFKQLLIDFEAIKTHPTTELNSFIINNRYKKLFDKTVLPEIKKRKIGIEEFRKAMEQQQIYGEEAEKFVLNFEFARLNEQKEIDWVAEYIVNEGFDIASYNHELDELPNRFIEVKSYDGETPYFFWSRNEYSVAKRKKDDYWLYLVNRSEMNKTKYVPIMIQNPYEEILSNDENWDKQIEKYKVELIYQR from the coding sequence ATGCTAGAAGAACTTAGAAGGTATAGAAATTTTGGCACTCCAAATTATTTCTTTGAATTACTAAGTACATTAAAAGGAAATCAGGAAGCTAAATATACAATAACCGACATTGAAAAATTATTTTACAACCGAGTCATTGATGGTAGAAGTATTTTTGATGGTTGTATTGAAATAGCAATAAAAACAGAAATATTAGTATTTGAAAACGACTTTCTATCTTTAAGTAACGGTGTTATTGATTCTTTGAATAGCATAAGCCAAATGAAAGATAAATTCGTTGAATATCTTTTCAAGGCTTTAAAAGATGATGATGAATTTCACAAAATATTCTGTTCTGATTATTTATCCCACGACATAATTTACAAGTCGTTACAGATAAACAATCGAGCTTTTAGCTTAAAATATTCAAATTTTAAACAATTGTTAATTGACTTTGAGGCGATTAAAACTCATCCAACAACGGAATTAAATAGTTTTATTATTAATAATCGCTACAAGAAACTATTTGATAAGACAGTCCTACCTGAGATTAAAAAAAGAAAGATTGGTATTGAGGAGTTTCGGAAAGCAATGGAGCAACAGCAAATTTATGGCGAAGAAGCCGAAAAGTTTGTTTTAAATTTTGAATTCGCAAGACTTAATGAGCAGAAAGAAATAGATTGGGTAGCTGAATACATTGTTAATGAAGGTTTCGATATAGCTTCATATAATCACGAGCTTGATGAATTACCAAATCGTTTTATAGAAGTAAAATCTTATGATGGTGAAACACCATATTTTTTCTGGTCTAGAAATGAATATTCTGTTGCGAAACGAAAGAAAGATGATTATTGGCTATACTTAGTTAATCGATCAGAAATGAATAAAACCAAGTATGTTCCAATTATGATACAAAATCCATATGAGGAAATACTTAGTAACGATGAAAATTGGGATAAGCAAATTGAAAAATATAAAGTGGAATTAATATACCAACGCTAA
- a CDS encoding alpha/beta hydrolase → MNLHYLIREPKIQQEQNPVLILLHGYGSNEEDLFSFATELPEEYYVISVRAPYDLQPYGHAWYAIHFDADENKFSDDNQAKESRDLIANFIDEIIAKYPIDKNKITLIGFSQGSILSYATALSYPEKIARVVALSGYLNENIIAENFKNKEYKHLQFFISHGTVDQVIPVDWARKAKPFMENLGLPVTYNEYPVGHGVAPQNFYDFKNWLEKTK, encoded by the coding sequence ATGAACCTACACTACCTCATTAGAGAACCGAAAATACAACAAGAACAAAATCCAGTATTAATTTTATTACATGGTTATGGCAGCAACGAAGAAGACTTGTTTTCTTTTGCAACCGAATTACCAGAAGAATACTATGTCATTTCCGTTCGAGCTCCTTACGACTTACAACCTTATGGACACGCTTGGTATGCCATACATTTTGATGCAGATGAAAACAAATTTTCAGATGATAACCAAGCTAAAGAATCGAGAGATTTAATAGCCAATTTCATAGACGAAATCATTGCAAAATATCCTATTGATAAAAACAAAATCACACTAATCGGTTTCAGCCAAGGAAGTATTCTAAGCTATGCCACTGCTCTATCTTATCCTGAAAAAATTGCAAGAGTAGTAGCATTAAGCGGTTACTTGAATGAAAACATTATTGCAGAAAACTTCAAAAATAAAGAATACAAACACCTACAATTTTTCATCTCACACGGAACAGTAGATCAAGTAATCCCTGTAGATTGGGCTAGAAAAGCAAAACCATTTATGGAAAACTTAGGTTTACCGGTTACTTATAATGAATATCCTGTAGGACATGGTGTTGCACCACAAAATTTCTATGATTTTAAAAACTGGTTAGAGAAAACAAAATAA
- a CDS encoding fasciclin domain-containing protein produces MKTNKILAIGLVTFSLFFGTQMNAQKMEKTVEVGGAPMYPSKNIVENAVNSKDHTTLVAAVKAADLVDVLMSDGPFTVFAPTNEGFAKLPKGTVETLLKPENKEMLQTILKYHVATGKWSSKDIMAAIKKGKGKFAFKTVSGGTLTAWMKGKDIYITDENGNSSKVTIADVNQKNGVIHVVDTVVLPRS; encoded by the coding sequence ATGAAAACGAATAAAATTTTAGCAATAGGTTTAGTAACATTTAGTTTATTTTTTGGAACTCAAATGAATGCTCAAAAAATGGAAAAAACAGTTGAAGTAGGTGGAGCACCAATGTATCCAAGTAAAAACATTGTAGAAAATGCTGTAAATTCTAAAGATCATACAACTTTAGTAGCAGCGGTAAAAGCGGCTGATTTGGTAGATGTGTTAATGTCTGATGGTCCTTTTACTGTTTTTGCTCCAACCAATGAGGGTTTTGCAAAATTACCAAAAGGAACGGTTGAAACTTTGCTAAAACCAGAGAACAAAGAAATGTTGCAGACTATTTTAAAATATCATGTTGCTACAGGAAAATGGAGTTCAAAAGATATTATGGCTGCTATTAAAAAAGGAAAAGGGAAGTTTGCTTTCAAAACGGTTAGCGGTGGAACACTAACAGCTTGGATGAAAGGAAAAGATATTTATATCACAGATGAAAATGGTAACAGTTCTAAAGTTACGATTGCCGATGTGAACCAAAAAAATGGCGTTATACATGTGGTAGATACTGTTGTTCTACCTCGCTCATAG
- the tpx gene encoding thiol peroxidase, protein MATVTLGGNAIHTSGELPTVGSKSPDFKLIKNDLGEASLSDFSGSKLVLNIFPSIDTGTCATSVREFNAKASQLENTKVLCISRDLPFAQKRFCGAEGLENVINLSDFNTGKFGKDFGLEITDGPLAGLHSRVVIVLDENGVVKYTEQVSEIADEPNYESALASL, encoded by the coding sequence ATGGCAACAGTAACTTTAGGCGGAAACGCAATACATACAAGTGGAGAATTACCAACAGTAGGTTCAAAATCTCCAGATTTCAAATTAATTAAAAACGATTTAGGAGAAGCTTCTCTATCTGATTTTTCAGGAAGCAAACTTGTTTTAAATATTTTTCCAAGTATAGATACTGGAACATGTGCTACATCTGTAAGAGAATTTAATGCAAAAGCTAGTCAACTAGAAAACACTAAAGTATTATGTATTTCTCGCGATTTACCATTTGCTCAAAAACGTTTTTGTGGAGCAGAAGGATTAGAAAACGTAATCAACCTGTCTGATTTTAATACTGGAAAATTTGGAAAAGACTTTGGATTAGAAATAACAGATGGTCCATTAGCAGGATTACATTCTAGAGTTGTTATTGTATTAGACGAAAATGGTGTTGTAAAATATACCGAACAAGTAAGTGAAATTGCAGACGAGCCTAATTACGAATCCGCTTTAGCTTCCTTATAA
- a CDS encoding diacylglycerol kinase family protein encodes MNFEKDNTFFTGRLKSMAFAIKGAFKLLTTEHSVMVQSSLALLVTIAGFYFNITKVEWLIQTLAIGLVLSIEGLNTAVEKIADFIHPDYHERIGFIKDIAAGAVLFAAFTAIIIGGIIYIPYLF; translated from the coding sequence ATGAACTTTGAAAAAGATAATACTTTCTTTACTGGCAGACTAAAAAGTATGGCTTTTGCCATAAAAGGAGCTTTTAAATTATTAACAACAGAACATAGCGTAATGGTACAGTCATCACTGGCTCTACTTGTAACAATAGCTGGTTTTTATTTTAATATTACAAAAGTAGAATGGCTTATTCAAACACTAGCTATTGGTCTTGTATTAAGTATTGAAGGTCTAAACACAGCCGTTGAAAAAATTGCTGACTTTATTCATCCAGATTATCATGAACGTATTGGTTTCATCAAAGATATTGCTGCTGGAGCTGTTTTATTTGCTGCTTTCACTGCAATAATAATTGGTGGAATAATATATATTCCTTATTTATTTTAA
- a CDS encoding DNA translocase FtsK: MAKKSNQESKNTTATKEKKSFNLSRQQKFSIGVLLVLLAIALLLSFVSHFTSGNYDQSQVNEVLDRSVVTYNWLGKFGAYLADFFLYKGFGVASFLFVRLLFLAGVYLILDLSISKLKRTIFWDFYIIIILSVLFGFFWDILPQLAGTIGFEMNLFIQDYIGKAGTLLVLLFGIIIFLIFKIKISPDTIKNLFEKPVKTFQEELADENAENISKSKNENITSENLTDNFTIKEDDDVISKIELKQPSTFEVNKESLKPTISNSSELTLETKPTKAQDLNIEVSNTSITDDSEPVSDFVIEKVEEEEIVEGNLAAKLVQDFGEFDPTLELSNYQVPPIELLKEYATGGITINQSELEENKNRIVETLKNYSIGITQIKATVGPTVTLYEIVPDAGIRISKIKNLEDDIALSLAALGIRIIAPIPGKGTIGIEVPNNNPTMVSMKSVLTSPKFQQAEMELPIALGKTISNETFVVDLAKMPHLLMAGATGQGKSVGLNAILASLLYKKHPAEVKFVLVDPKKVELTLFNKIERHYLAKLPDTEEAIITDNTKVINTLNSLCIEMDNRYSLLKDAMVRNIKEYNEKFKLRKLNPENGHRFLPYIVLVVDEFADLIMTAGKEVETPIARLAQLARAIGIHLIIATQRPSVNVITGMIKANFPARIAFRVMSKIDSRTILDAGGADQLIGRGDLLYTNGNDMVRVQCAFIDTPEVEKVCDFIGGQKAYPDAYLLPEYVGEESGTTLDINISDRDTLFREAAEVIVTAQQGSASLIQRKLKLGYNRAGRIIDQLEAAGIVGPFEGSKARSVLIPDLVSLEQFLNNEQNN, from the coding sequence ATGGCTAAGAAAAGTAACCAAGAATCTAAAAATACAACTGCAACAAAAGAAAAAAAATCTTTTAATCTATCCAGACAACAAAAATTCAGTATTGGTGTCTTGTTAGTATTATTAGCTATTGCCTTATTATTATCTTTTGTTTCACACTTTACATCAGGAAACTACGATCAAAGTCAAGTTAATGAAGTTCTTGATAGATCTGTTGTTACCTACAATTGGCTTGGAAAATTTGGAGCCTATTTAGCTGATTTCTTTCTATACAAAGGATTTGGTGTTGCCTCTTTTCTTTTTGTTAGACTTCTTTTCCTTGCTGGAGTTTATCTAATATTAGATCTTTCGATATCAAAATTAAAAAGAACCATCTTTTGGGATTTTTATATCATCATCATTTTATCTGTCCTTTTTGGTTTCTTCTGGGACATTCTTCCTCAGCTAGCAGGAACAATTGGTTTTGAAATGAATCTATTTATTCAAGATTATATTGGAAAAGCAGGAACATTATTAGTCCTTCTTTTTGGAATCATTATTTTTTTAATATTCAAAATAAAAATATCACCCGATACCATAAAGAATCTCTTTGAAAAACCTGTGAAAACATTTCAAGAGGAATTAGCTGATGAAAATGCTGAAAACATTTCAAAATCGAAAAATGAAAATATAACATCGGAAAATCTTACTGATAATTTTACAATTAAAGAAGATGATGATGTAATTTCTAAAATTGAATTAAAACAGCCTTCTACTTTTGAAGTTAACAAAGAATCATTAAAACCAACTATTTCTAATTCATCCGAATTAACTTTAGAAACAAAACCAACCAAAGCGCAAGATTTAAATATTGAAGTTTCAAATACTTCAATCACTGATGATTCAGAACCAGTAAGCGATTTTGTAATTGAAAAAGTGGAAGAAGAAGAAATTGTAGAAGGAAATCTTGCCGCAAAATTAGTACAAGACTTTGGAGAGTTTGATCCTACATTAGAACTTTCTAATTATCAAGTACCACCAATAGAATTATTAAAAGAATATGCCACAGGTGGAATTACCATAAACCAAAGTGAACTAGAAGAAAATAAAAACCGAATTGTAGAAACACTGAAAAACTACAGTATAGGTATTACACAAATAAAAGCAACTGTAGGACCTACAGTAACCTTATATGAAATTGTTCCAGATGCTGGAATAAGAATTTCTAAAATTAAAAATCTAGAAGATGATATTGCCTTATCACTTGCAGCACTAGGTATTCGTATTATTGCTCCTATTCCTGGAAAAGGAACTATTGGTATTGAAGTACCAAACAATAATCCGACAATGGTGTCTATGAAAAGTGTTCTTACATCGCCTAAATTTCAACAAGCAGAAATGGAATTACCTATTGCATTAGGTAAAACTATTTCAAATGAAACCTTTGTTGTTGACTTAGCAAAAATGCCTCACTTGTTAATGGCTGGAGCAACTGGACAAGGAAAATCAGTTGGGTTAAATGCTATTTTAGCCTCATTACTCTATAAAAAACACCCAGCAGAAGTTAAATTCGTATTAGTAGATCCAAAGAAGGTAGAACTAACACTGTTCAATAAAATTGAACGTCATTATTTAGCAAAACTGCCAGATACGGAAGAAGCTATTATAACCGATAATACAAAAGTTATCAATACATTAAACTCTTTATGTATTGAAATGGACAATCGCTATTCTTTATTAAAAGATGCAATGGTTCGTAATATTAAAGAGTATAATGAAAAATTTAAATTACGAAAACTAAATCCTGAAAACGGACATCGTTTTTTACCCTATATTGTACTTGTTGTTGATGAGTTTGCCGATTTAATTATGACAGCAGGAAAAGAAGTAGAAACGCCTATTGCTCGTTTAGCTCAACTTGCACGTGCAATTGGTATTCATTTGATTATTGCAACGCAACGCCCTTCTGTTAATGTAATTACAGGGATGATTAAAGCCAATTTCCCTGCCCGAATTGCCTTTAGAGTAATGTCTAAAATAGATTCAAGAACAATATTAGATGCAGGAGGAGCAGATCAATTAATAGGTCGTGGAGATTTGCTATATACAAACGGAAATGACATGGTGCGTGTACAATGTGCGTTTATAGACACTCCTGAAGTAGAAAAAGTCTGTGATTTCATTGGAGGACAAAAAGCATATCCAGACGCTTACCTTTTACCTGAATATGTTGGAGAAGAAAGTGGCACGACTCTTGATATTAACATTTCCGACAGAGATACTTTATTCAGAGAAGCGGCAGAAGTTATAGTAACAGCTCAGCAAGGAAGTGCCTCTTTAATACAAAGAAAATTAAAATTAGGTTACAATAGAGCAGGTAGAATAATTGATCAATTAGAAGCTGCTGGTATTGTTGGACCATTTGAAGGAAGTAAGGCACGTTCTGTTTTAATTCCTGATTTAGTATCATTAGAACAATTTTTAAATAATGAACAAAATAATTAA
- a CDS encoding LolA family protein — MNKIINTMSKFFKLVCFLLVGFSIQAQDAAKAKSLLDEVTTKVKTYENIVIEFKYALSNPKENINQESKGNVTLKNNLYNLNFMGVTKIFDGKKVYTIVPEDEEISISKYDENDDSAVTPSKMLTFFNSGYKYSWDILQNIKGRKIQYVKLIPISSKDQRKEILLGIDVQTKNIYNLIETGKNGTRTTLTVNSFKTNQPISKNHFTFTESKYPNYYINRLD, encoded by the coding sequence ATGAACAAAATAATTAATACAATGAGTAAATTTTTCAAATTAGTATGTTTTCTTTTAGTTGGTTTTTCAATCCAAGCACAAGACGCTGCTAAAGCTAAAAGTTTGTTAGATGAAGTCACTACTAAGGTAAAGACTTATGAGAATATCGTTATTGAATTTAAATATGCATTAAGCAATCCAAAAGAAAATATAAATCAAGAAAGTAAAGGAAATGTTACACTTAAAAACAATCTTTACAATTTGAACTTTATGGGTGTTACTAAAATTTTTGACGGTAAAAAAGTGTACACAATTGTACCTGAAGATGAAGAAATTTCTATTTCAAAGTATGATGAAAATGATGATAGTGCTGTTACACCTTCAAAAATGCTAACATTCTTTAATTCAGGTTATAAATATTCGTGGGATATTTTACAAAATATAAAAGGGCGTAAAATTCAATATGTAAAATTAATTCCTATTAGCTCAAAAGATCAGAGAAAAGAAATATTATTAGGAATAGATGTTCAAACAAAAAACATTTACAACCTTATTGAAACAGGCAAAAATGGAACAAGAACAACATTAACTGTTAATTCTTTTAAAACAAATCAGCCAATATCGAAAAATCATTTTACCTTTACCGAATCAAAATACCCTAATTACTATATCAATAGATTAGACTAA
- a CDS encoding LptF/LptG family permease — MKLLDKYIVKSFMITFTSVFVILFFIFILQGIWLFIAELAGKDLDFFTVIKFLSFYAPTIVPLVLPLSVLLASIMTFGSFAENYEFAAMKSSGISLQRAMKMLTFAIFGLSIVSFIFANNVIPKAQYKFLNLRKTIVQQRPAMAIAEGQFNPIGSTINIKVEKKSGDNGELLEDVTMHIKNVNAGLGANTVIKAKNGILRSDKDSNYLQLELLDGNYYENVIPKKYEDQKKYPFAKSSFKKYILNLDLTKLDNNSADDSDITSEKMLTLNELNYTIDSLQNNYNKDIVSFTDNIVQRNDYVFQLKRVQNITKEEKVDDLLSLFTLAEKSRILEMAKSNTSSTEFSINNSKSDLEYKKKNINAHWIVIHEKFIIAYSCLLMFFIGAPLGAIIRKGGIGLPIVFAIIIFIAFHFINTFGRKIAQEDSITPFLGMWMSSFILTPLAVFLTYRATNDIGVMINFDWITDPFKKLFLRFSKNN, encoded by the coding sequence GTGAAATTATTAGACAAATACATTGTTAAATCCTTTATGATTACATTTACTTCGGTATTTGTAATCCTTTTTTTTATATTCATCCTACAAGGAATATGGTTATTTATAGCCGAACTTGCGGGTAAAGATTTGGATTTTTTTACTGTCATAAAATTTCTTTCGTTTTATGCTCCTACAATTGTTCCTTTAGTTTTACCGCTATCTGTATTATTAGCCTCTATTATGACATTTGGAAGCTTTGCTGAGAATTATGAATTTGCAGCAATGAAATCTTCAGGAATATCATTACAAAGAGCTATGAAAATGTTAACATTTGCAATCTTTGGATTAAGCATTGTTTCTTTCATATTTGCAAATAATGTAATACCTAAAGCGCAATATAAATTTCTAAATTTACGTAAAACCATTGTACAACAAAGACCTGCAATGGCAATTGCTGAAGGACAGTTTAATCCTATTGGTTCTACAATAAATATTAAAGTAGAAAAAAAATCTGGTGATAACGGAGAACTTCTTGAAGATGTAACCATGCATATTAAAAACGTAAATGCTGGTTTAGGAGCTAATACTGTTATTAAAGCCAAAAATGGAATTTTAAGAAGTGATAAGGATTCTAATTATCTTCAACTAGAGCTTCTAGATGGAAATTATTATGAGAATGTGATTCCTAAAAAATATGAAGATCAAAAGAAATATCCATTTGCAAAAAGTAGTTTTAAAAAATACATTCTTAATTTAGATTTAACGAAACTAGACAACAATAGTGCTGATGATAGTGATATTACATCAGAAAAAATGTTAACACTAAACGAATTAAATTACACTATTGATTCGCTACAAAATAATTACAACAAAGACATTGTTTCTTTCACAGATAATATTGTACAAAGAAACGATTATGTGTTCCAATTAAAAAGAGTACAAAATATTACTAAAGAAGAAAAAGTAGATGATTTACTCTCTCTTTTTACACTTGCTGAAAAATCGAGAATACTAGAAATGGCAAAAAGCAACACTTCAAGTACAGAATTTAGTATCAATAATAGTAAATCAGATTTAGAATATAAAAAGAAGAATATTAATGCTCACTGGATTGTTATTCATGAAAAATTCATCATTGCATATTCTTGTTTATTAATGTTTTTTATTGGTGCTCCATTAGGTGCTATTATTAGAAAAGGTGGAATTGGTCTACCTATTGTATTTGCAATCATCATTTTTATAGCATTTCATTTCATTAATACATTTGGAAGAAAAATTGCTCAAGAAGATTCGATAACACCTTTCTTAGGAATGTGGATGTCTTCTTTTATACTTACACCATTAGCCGTTTTTTTAACGTATAGAGCAACTAACGATATAGGTGTAATGATCAATTTTGATTGGATTACAGATCCATTTAAGAAATTATTTTTAAGATTTTCAAAAAACAACTAA
- the ribB gene encoding 3,4-dihydroxy-2-butanone-4-phosphate synthase yields the protein MSNNIQLNTIEEAIEDIRQGKIIIVVDDEDRENEGDFLAAAEKCTPEMINFMATHGRGLICTPLTESRCKELDLHSMVRNNTDHMETAFTVSVDLKGHGVTTGISAADRAKTVISLINPETKSYDLARPGHIFPLIAKQGGVLRRTGHTEAAIDFARLAGFKPAGVICEIMNEDGTMARLPELVEVAKKFDLKLVSIEDLVAYRMQHDSLIQKKEDFEIQTRFGTYRLRAYLQTTNKQVHLAITKGTWSNGEAILTRINSTLVNNDILGTLTNDADKKLDVMFKKINEEGKGAIIFINQEVKSLELLSRLTELKSLQENGVIKAPQVKMDNKDFGIGAQILHDIDISKIKLLSNTPDQTKRVGMIGYGLEITEYVNF from the coding sequence ATGTCAAACAACATACAACTAAACACAATTGAGGAAGCTATAGAAGATATCCGTCAAGGAAAAATAATTATAGTAGTAGATGATGAAGATAGAGAAAATGAAGGTGATTTTTTAGCGGCTGCTGAAAAATGTACTCCTGAAATGATTAACTTCATGGCAACTCATGGTAGAGGATTAATTTGTACACCACTTACAGAAAGTCGTTGCAAAGAACTCGATTTACACTCAATGGTACGTAATAATACCGATCACATGGAAACAGCATTTACCGTTTCTGTTGATTTAAAAGGACATGGTGTTACTACGGGTATTTCTGCTGCTGATAGAGCAAAAACTGTAATTTCATTAATTAATCCAGAAACTAAATCGTACGATTTAGCAAGACCTGGACATATTTTCCCTTTAATTGCAAAGCAAGGTGGAGTTCTAAGAAGAACAGGACATACTGAAGCAGCTATTGATTTTGCAAGATTAGCGGGTTTTAAACCTGCTGGCGTTATTTGTGAGATCATGAATGAAGATGGAACTATGGCTCGCTTACCTGAACTGGTAGAAGTGGCTAAAAAGTTTGACTTAAAATTAGTTTCTATTGAAGATTTAGTTGCTTATAGAATGCAACATGATAGTCTAATTCAAAAGAAAGAAGATTTTGAAATACAAACTCGTTTTGGAACATATAGACTTCGTGCTTATCTTCAAACTACTAATAAGCAAGTGCATTTGGCTATTACAAAAGGTACTTGGAGCAATGGAGAAGCAATACTTACAAGAATTAATTCTACATTAGTAAACAATGATATTTTAGGAACATTAACAAATGATGCTGATAAGAAGCTTGATGTAATGTTCAAAAAAATTAATGAAGAAGGAAAAGGAGCGATTATCTTTATTAATCAAGAAGTAAAATCCTTAGAATTATTATCTCGTTTAACGGAATTAAAATCGTTACAGGAAAATGGTGTAATTAAAGCTCCGCAAGTGAAGATGGATAATAAAGATTTTGGTATTGGTGCACAAATATTACACGACATTGATATTTCAAAAATAAAATTATTATCAAATACACCTGATCAAACAAAACGTGTTGGAATGATTGGTTATGGATTAGAAATAACAGAATATGTTAATTTCTAG
- a CDS encoding sulfite exporter TauE/SafE family protein, which translates to MAFQYEYLLLIPIGFIAGFLNTIAGGGTLLTLPALIFLGLPAPLANGTNRIAILIQTFTAVKGFKSKGISTYPFSLYLGISAFLGSFIGAKIAIGIDGALFNRILSIIMIMVLLTLLFGPKKNYADIVEKTTGKPLYIAIGIFFFLGIYGGFINAGIGFLMLIILPYLNGLSLLKSNVTKVFVVWIYTIGAVIVFALEDKINYPLAFILTIGNASGAWFGSRWSVKKDDKVIKLFLIITVSSLAIKLWFF; encoded by the coding sequence ATGGCTTTTCAATACGAATACCTTCTTTTAATTCCAATAGGTTTTATAGCTGGTTTTTTAAATACGATTGCTGGTGGTGGAACTTTATTAACGCTTCCTGCTTTAATTTTTTTGGGTTTACCAGCTCCATTAGCTAATGGAACAAATAGAATTGCTATTTTAATTCAAACATTTACTGCTGTAAAAGGGTTCAAGAGTAAAGGCATTTCAACATATCCTTTTAGTTTATATTTAGGCATTTCAGCTTTCTTAGGTTCTTTTATAGGAGCTAAAATTGCAATAGGAATTGATGGAGCATTATTTAATAGAATTTTATCTATTATTATGATTATGGTTTTACTCACTCTTCTTTTTGGACCAAAGAAAAACTATGCAGATATTGTTGAGAAAACAACAGGGAAACCATTATATATAGCTATTGGGATTTTCTTCTTTTTAGGAATCTATGGTGGTTTTATAAATGCAGGAATTGGATTTCTAATGCTTATTATTTTACCTTATTTAAATGGATTATCCCTTTTAAAATCAAATGTAACGAAAGTTTTTGTAGTATGGATATATACTATAGGAGCTGTAATTGTATTTGCACTGGAAGATAAAATTAATTACCCTTTGGCTTTTATTCTTACAATAGGAAATGCATCTGGTGCTTGGTTTGGAAGTCGATGGTCTGTAAAAAAAGATGACAAAGTAATTAAGCTATTTTTAATAATTACAGTGTCATCTTTAGCTATTAAATTGTGGTTTTTTTAA